CCTTCCAGAGTTCCTTCACCCCATCCAACGACACCTCCTTCCGTCTCGACTCGGACAAAGAGCCACCTGGGACGCACGTAGAAGGTTTCGATCTTCTTAATCTTAGTTGAGCCAGCTTGAGAAGCGCTAGGATGAGGCTGTACTGCCAGGGGGCGTTGGAGGCCCTTATTATATTTCAAGGCCAGCTCGGAAGGAGGCAGGTAGACTGCCTCCCGGTCGGCTTTCACGGACGAATCGGTTGTGACATTAACTGGCTGAGGGGGGTTGACAGACATTATGGCTAGATGGTTTGACAGATGGTGCTCTGCGAGCAAGAAGTGGACAGTATTGGGATTAGACTCATGTCCCATTGATTGTGATGTTCTTTATAAAAGATCGGCCGGACACTCGGGTCGCGCGAGGTCGAGCAGAAATTCGGACCGAAATTACCGACGGTATTTGATGGGCCACCGTCTTTCATGCAAGGGGGACAAATCAAGGATGGCATAATAGTCTGACGTGCTAACAATTTGAAGTTGATGTGCTCTTCCTACCACAGATGGATGATGTTCAGCATGGTATATAGGAAGGCAATCTCTCCATGAGGATGCTCTGCTGCAAACCACAACCATCTAACTCTAAGAAGCATTCTCTCCGACCGTCGTCCGTCTATCTTCAACACCGCTAGCTAATACCGAATACTAGACACCGACTCCGTCACTAACAGTTGCTTCCATATCAAGTTATTGCCCTAGTCCACAACAAGGTAAAGGATCACAGATCACGGATATCGCATGGTATGCCGTTATTGCTATCTAATCTGattttggaagagaaaaaagttACAATCTGTTACTGCTAATGGACATCCCCTTAGAGCATGCCTTCTTAATATTGGACGTATTGATGTGTCCATGTGATGGTCCTTGGTTATGATCATTGACAGCAGGGTTTTATAATACGCTGAAAACCCGCCCCTTTGTGTGCGAGTGCATTCGCTATCAACCTCGTCACTAACGAACATATGGCATTTGACCTGCTTTTGAACTGTGATTTTCCAAAGGTCTGCAGCTGACACCTGAGCATGCAATTAGAGGCAGTAACGAATGAATGTTTAAGTTGCAGGGCACGGATGAAGCTCTGTACGGCACATGACAAACAAGGTAAGCTAAGCCTGTGGCCAACAAATGCCGCTAAATACCGGAACTTTCCGTAAAATACCGGAATTGTCGAATGACGGTTTCTCTCACGCACATTTCATTGTTTTCGGCCTGACGCCGAATCGGTCTTCGCCCCGAGTTTGTTGTCAACCCACAACCACAATACACGTTTATTTATCCGGAAGATCCCGGTTTTGAATCCGCGACATTGGAtaatcttcctttttccgTCCGTGTCGTCCGGCTCGGGCAACTCTGTTTATCTGCTACAATTAAGCATTGAATCAGAGGCCCCGCAGGGGCCTAGTACTGATGCGGAGGGTCTAGGGAAACAGGTATGGGCCCCAGGTTTCCCGACCCGATACCAAGACAAAAGAGACAAGGCCACTAAGTTTCCTGATCTGATAcaaaggcagaggaaaCAAGGACTGTTGTCTGCTGCTTCGACTAGGGCCCCGAAGTTCACATATATAGGGTTTCCATGTACAGTTCAAATGCTCACTCTTGAATTTATTTGCCGAACCAGAATATCCTTCACACACCCTTCTACCATATATAAAACAGCAACGCTATGTCGCTTGAGGAGAAGTTGAGTCAAGAACATCTTGAGCAGATAATCAGCGAGAAAGACAAACTtgatgatggtgttgaCCGTCACCTTGCGGTCAAAATCCCTGATTCCTTGGTGGGACTCAGCGCTGAAGAGATCAGCGCTATTGATAAGAGGGCAACATGGAAGCTGGATTTGCTCTTAATGCCAGTGTTGATGGCCCTTTACATTTTGTAGGTCGTTGAGCATGCATTGGCTAGAAACTGACTCGGGGTCCTGCACTAGAAACTACCTTGATCGACAGAATATTTCTTCAGCGAAGATCGCCGGGATCATGGACGACCTTGGACTTACAACAACTCAGTACAATACATGCGTCGCCGTATTGTTCGCAGGATATGTTAGTCTTCAGGTCTTTAGTAACATCTTCGCCTCCAAAATCAACTACCCAGGCATATGTAAGTCTCTAATATCTGAGTTCATAAACCAAAGCTAACGTCCTCAGACATTTGCTTCATGTGTGCTATTTGGGGTGTCATCTCTGGCTGCACTGGTGCTGTCCAGTCCTATGCCGGTCTTGCCGTATGTCGTGTAGTACTTGGGTTTGCGGAGAGCGCATTCTTCCCCGGTGCTGTATACCTCAATTCCTGCTTCTACACCAAGAAGCAAATGGCCCTTCGAACAGCTATTCTGTACTCGGGATCGCAGATAGGAAATGCTTTCGGTGGTCTTTTTGCTTTGGCCATCCTTAACCTTAACGGGGTCCATGGTCTTAAAGGTTGGAGGTGGCTCTTCATCGTGGAAGGTAAGCAGAAAATGGTAGTATCCATCGAATGTAAAAGGTCGCTGATAGGGAACAGGCGTCTTGACTGTTGGTTGTGCCTTGATCTTCGCAATGTTCATTCCCAACAAGCCCGGAACCATGCGATGGCTTACTCAGCAAGAAAGGGACCGCCTAGTCTATCGATTAGAAGTTGATAGATCGTCCAAGGACGCGACAGATGAGGTCACTGCTTGGGCTGCCTTCAAAATGGCCTCATGCGATCCTAAGACTTGGCTCCTTTGCTCAGTTCTTTACTGCAATTACATTGCGGCTTCGGTCACCAACTTTTTCCCTGTTGTCGGTAAGAAATTTCTGTTGATgcatctttgtctttgtctAAAGTTAACGATTATTGGCAGTTTCTGGCCTGGGTTTCAACCGCACTATCACACTCGCCATCACTTGCCCTCCTTACGTCCTTTGTTGCTTCGCTATCTTGATAATTGGTTGGCATTCCGATAAGAAAAATGAACGAACACTTCATATCATTTGCCCTTTCTTTATCACCATTATTGCGAATATCATGGCTATATCAACCACAAAGGTTGTTCCACGATATATCGCCATGtgcctccttccttcctcgttTTACGGCGCAACCTGCTGTGTGCTTTCTTGGATTAGTTCATCCATTACAGGTCCTGCGGTCAAGCGTGCCATTGCTATCGCTATGTAGGTCAGCATTCAAAGTGCCATAGAAGATCTTGCTAAATAACTGCCACAGTATCAATGCCGTTTGTAACACGCCCAATATTTGGACATCATATCTCTATTACGACTCTCCTCGTTACATTGCGGCATTCGGAGTGGATTTGGCTGCCAGTGTCTTGACTATCGCTTTCGCCGCTTTAACTTATCTTTATCTCCGCCGCCAAAACAGTAAGATTGAGCGGGGAGAACCTTTGCCTGCCTCTGGCCCTTCTGCCGTACAATTGGAAGCTGGTTTTAGATATCAATTATAAGAAGCTAAGACTCTGTGAAGTAGAGCCTCTTTTAGCAGCTCGGGCTTTTACATTGGTTTTACTAGTTAGAATAATTGGGTGCTCAGTTGGATTCAAGAATATATCGGTTTCAAATACTGAAGGTTTCAAGTactaataataatgatagTTATCATGTTGAAAGTTAAGGATTCTATGTACGTTTGAACTaattctccttcttgaggACAGTTGAGGACAGAAGATCGGAAGTTTTGGTCCTTTGAGTCCTGTTCCTAGATAACAGCCAATCCTAATTTTAGCGTGTTCGACTAGTCTGTTAGTAGTCCAATGAACCGGCCCCAAACAAGCTACACAATTAGACCCTTGACCTTATTTATTACGCATTATGTTCGCTATTGGGGCGTATGCTTCACTTATACTACTGCACAAGTGCGAACTGTTGCCGGATGCCCGAAGCTTCTTTTCTTACCGCAGAAGTGATATACGCGACGTGAGTAGGTAGTTTTCTTACATTTTGcacgacgatgatgatggaaaagtCTACTTATTGGCGCGACGCATTGTTTTTGACGATGAGTTGTTTACTTGATGCGCTCTTTTGTATCAGAATACAACCTGAAGGTGTTATTCGCTTGGTACTTCCTCCTGttgcctttccttttcctcttcaatcctAACCCGAACCAGAGCGTTCGGTTTATTCGCCGACCCACTGTCATCGAACTTTATGATGTCGCTTTCGTTCCTTCCGTTTACTCCTTCCTTTGTCCCAACatacatcctttttctcgcCTTTGTTGGCCATATTCAAACATACGCATACCCGCACAACAGTCGGCAAGACTTTGCTTTGACTCGAAAGGGTTCAAAATTGTCACAAGAGGCAGCTCAATCGATTCTAACCAACTCTGCTTCTGAACGCGGGGGAGGCTCTATGGCTTGGAGTCGACCAAGCTCAGCTTCTGCCACTGTCTCCAAAATAGCCGGTGTTAAGAACAGCCCTACCACTAATGAGCGGGCTATCAATGCAATGCCCACATCGTCACCTACCATTGCCGCCAGAGATTCCTCAATGAAAGAAGCCTTAACGTCGTCAATGCCGGCCACTACTTCCTTTACCCCTGTTTCAGGTTTCGCTTTCCCTTCAGTGACGGCGTCCCCGTCGATTACGGCCTCTTCCTACAAAACGCTCACTTCCCTCATACCTTGTATTATTTCCAATGCCAACTCCATAGCAGTGCACTCATGGGAGATAGGGGCTTTTACGGAGACTCTTCTGGAGGTATACTACCCCGAACTGACCCCCTTCGGATGGAAGGCAAGCGCATTCGATGGTGAGGACATTCCTTGGAGCGTCTTGAAAATAGCGAAGGATGCTATTTCACATTATAATTGGACTGGCGCACCAGGGCAAAACTCTGAAAATAACTTACAGGATTATCTTTTCCCTGATACTACACCTCACGCCCACGTCTCACAGGCTCTAGTGGGAGGTGATGGATCATTGGGAGATCCCGTATCCTTGATACCAGCTGTC
Above is a genomic segment from Cryptococcus deuterogattii R265 chromosome 8, complete sequence containing:
- a CDS encoding nicotinamide mononucleotide permease — its product is MSLEEKLSQEHLEQIISEKDKLDDGVDRHLAVKIPDSLVGLSAEEISAIDKRATWKLDLLLMPVLMALYILNYLDRQNISSAKIAGIMDDLGLTTTQYNTCVAVLFAGYVSLQVFSNIFASKINYPGIYICFMCAIWGVISGCTGAVQSYAGLAVCRVVLGFAESAFFPGAVYLNSCFYTKKQMALRTAILYSGSQIGNAFGGLFALAILNLNGVHGLKGWRWLFIVEGVLTVGCALIFAMFIPNKPGTMRWLTQQERDRLVYRLEVDRSSKDATDEVTAWAAFKMASCDPKTWLLCSVLYCNYIAASVTNFFPVVVSGLGFNRTITLAITCPPYVLCCFAILIIGWHSDKKNERTLHIICPFFITIIANIMAISTTKVVPRYIAMCLLPSSFYGATCCVLSWISSSITGPAVKRAIAIAIINAVCNTPNIWTSYLYYDSPRYIAAFGVDLAASVLTIAFAALTYLYLRRQNSKIERGEPLPASGPSAVQLEAGFRYQL